A single genomic interval of Stieleria maiorica harbors:
- a CDS encoding ABC transporter ATP-binding protein, producing the protein MSEVIQSPTPLLSVRDLRVHFPFSRGSFLSPQRGVIRAVDGLSFDIAKGETLALVGESGCGKSTTARAIINLVHPTSGSVRLEGVDITRLGDREMMRYRRVVQMVFQDPFASLNPRMTVGSIIGEPLAVHGLASGKDRKLEVLRLMDLVGLNPRFLNRYPHEFSGGQRQRIGIARALAVEPKLILCDEPVSALDVSIQAQIINLLMDLQQRLGLSYLFIAHDLSVVRHIATRVGVMYLGRLVELGEAESVYANPTHPYTEALLSAVPIPDPSKAASRQRIRLEGEVPTPDREHVGCSFADRCPLVVDKCRFERPPHEQVESATEVHTVACWERG; encoded by the coding sequence ATGTCTGAAGTCATTCAATCACCCACGCCGCTTCTGTCGGTTCGCGACCTTCGCGTTCATTTCCCGTTCAGCCGCGGTTCGTTCCTCAGCCCACAACGGGGCGTGATTCGCGCCGTTGATGGTCTGTCGTTTGACATCGCCAAGGGCGAAACGTTGGCGCTGGTCGGTGAATCAGGATGTGGCAAATCGACCACCGCTCGGGCGATCATTAATTTGGTGCATCCGACCAGCGGATCGGTTCGGTTGGAAGGCGTCGATATCACGCGGCTGGGCGACCGAGAGATGATGCGGTACCGCCGCGTCGTGCAGATGGTTTTCCAAGACCCGTTCGCATCGCTGAATCCACGGATGACCGTCGGCAGCATCATCGGCGAACCGTTGGCCGTGCACGGATTGGCGTCGGGAAAAGATCGGAAATTGGAAGTGTTGCGGTTGATGGATCTGGTGGGGCTGAACCCGAGATTCCTGAATCGCTACCCGCACGAATTCAGCGGCGGCCAACGCCAGCGGATCGGGATCGCCAGGGCGTTGGCTGTGGAGCCGAAATTGATTCTGTGCGATGAACCGGTCAGTGCCTTGGACGTTTCCATCCAGGCTCAAATCATCAATTTGCTGATGGATCTGCAGCAGCGGTTGGGGCTGTCGTATCTGTTCATCGCGCATGATTTGAGTGTGGTTCGGCACATCGCCACGCGCGTCGGTGTGATGTACCTGGGGCGGTTGGTCGAACTGGGCGAAGCGGAATCGGTGTACGCCAATCCGACGCACCCGTACACCGAGGCGCTGTTATCGGCGGTGCCGATTCCTGATCCGTCCAAGGCCGCATCGCGCCAGCGGATTCGCTTGGAAGGCGAGGTCCCGACGCCAGATCGCGAGCACGTGGGGTGTTCGTTCGCCGATCGCTGCCCCCTGGTCGTCGACAAATGTCGATTCGAGCGGCCGCCGCATGAACAGGTTGAATCAGCGACCGAAGTGCACACGGTGGCGTGCTGGGAACGCGGGTAG
- a CDS encoding 3-keto-disaccharide hydrolase — translation MLRSFLFGTFCLVVSACVAESPAESAPPEPDGMSVLFDGENLEGWDGDPRLWSVREGVIHGETTKEVSTKGNTFLIWKDEVADFELRLSFRCTATNNSGIQYRSQRVTSGRGASNQWVLRGYQHEIRNEEDLPNVPGFIYDEKGSRGRICLVGEKAVWNEDGKQVQGEPLITKEEFKELMKVDDWNDVVIIAKGNHIRHYLNGRLVLDFTDNHPEKSFAKGMIGLQLHAGAPMWAEFKNIRLKTL, via the coding sequence ATGCTTCGCTCTTTCCTGTTTGGCACCTTTTGTTTGGTCGTTTCTGCTTGCGTTGCCGAGTCACCCGCGGAGAGTGCGCCGCCGGAGCCGGACGGCATGAGCGTGCTGTTTGACGGAGAAAACTTGGAGGGTTGGGACGGCGACCCGAGGTTGTGGAGCGTGCGAGAGGGCGTGATTCATGGTGAGACGACCAAGGAGGTTTCCACCAAGGGCAACACGTTCCTGATCTGGAAAGATGAAGTCGCGGATTTTGAGCTCCGATTGTCCTTCCGTTGCACCGCGACGAACAACTCGGGGATCCAGTATCGATCCCAACGCGTGACCTCTGGGCGCGGAGCGTCTAACCAGTGGGTGCTGCGTGGTTATCAGCACGAGATCCGCAACGAAGAAGACCTGCCCAACGTGCCGGGATTCATTTACGACGAAAAGGGATCGCGCGGGCGGATCTGCCTGGTCGGCGAGAAAGCGGTTTGGAACGAAGACGGAAAGCAGGTCCAAGGCGAGCCGCTGATCACGAAAGAGGAGTTCAAGGAGTTGATGAAGGTTGACGATTGGAATGATGTCGTGATCATCGCCAAGGGCAACCACATCCGCCACTACCTCAATGGTCGCTTGGTGTTGGACTTCACCGACAACCACCCGGAGAAATCGTTCGCCAAAGGCATGATCGGATTGCAACTGCACGCCGGTGCACCGATGTGGGCGGAATTCAAGAACATCCGTCTGAAGACCCTGTAG
- a CDS encoding DUF1559 family PulG-like putative transporter, translating into MSRMRKSGFTLIELLVVIAIISLLAALALPALTKAREAARRTQCTSNLRQFGIGMYTFAERDPLGRMCTGASDFERDGDMDTYGWVADMVNSGSALPGDMLCPSNPAKALEKLNDLLGISTSGNAATIAPSAGNTEARMREGSGRYLMQVGGAAGTFPVTVQPQNVEYQTRPELVGALYVDKGYMTNYASGYFLVRGAPVTNEDGLSPPVDIIASPGGAFKERLGTTGPLLAATLDRSRVATQNIPLLGDAGPGDIDEAVLGADVPNAKVELPRGMLLAEAFNDGPAYYNSSNNRIILLDASVQLTDQINCERGQATTVGCTAPVSAGVRGDFSSEPSTPADPTDNATYLQDTRDWFAIHAGACNVLMGDGSVRSFYDNNGDGYLNPGFPVDDTQSDYSNIGYTNSDVELTPSECYSGLFLDDAIFKGTFEEN; encoded by the coding sequence ATGTCGCGTATGCGAAAATCAGGTTTCACCCTGATCGAACTGTTGGTGGTCATCGCCATCATCTCCCTGCTGGCCGCGTTGGCGTTGCCGGCTCTGACCAAGGCTCGCGAAGCTGCCCGTCGTACGCAGTGCACGAGCAACCTGCGTCAGTTCGGAATCGGAATGTACACGTTCGCCGAACGTGACCCGCTGGGCCGCATGTGCACCGGTGCCTCGGACTTCGAGCGTGACGGTGACATGGACACCTACGGCTGGGTCGCCGACATGGTCAACAGCGGCTCGGCTTTGCCGGGCGACATGCTGTGCCCCAGCAACCCTGCCAAAGCATTGGAAAAGTTGAATGACCTGCTGGGCATTTCGACGTCCGGAAATGCCGCGACGATTGCACCATCAGCTGGCAACACTGAGGCGCGGATGCGTGAAGGTTCGGGTCGATACCTGATGCAAGTCGGCGGAGCAGCAGGCACGTTCCCCGTGACCGTCCAGCCGCAAAACGTTGAGTACCAAACGCGCCCGGAATTGGTCGGTGCACTGTACGTTGACAAGGGCTACATGACCAACTACGCATCGGGTTACTTCTTGGTTCGCGGTGCACCGGTCACGAACGAAGACGGGCTGAGCCCCCCGGTGGACATCATTGCCAGCCCGGGCGGAGCGTTCAAAGAGCGACTAGGCACCACCGGCCCGCTGCTGGCGGCAACCCTGGACCGCAGTCGTGTTGCGACCCAGAACATCCCGCTGTTGGGTGACGCAGGTCCTGGCGACATCGACGAAGCGGTTCTCGGTGCCGACGTGCCGAATGCCAAGGTCGAACTTCCCAGAGGGATGTTGCTTGCCGAGGCCTTCAACGACGGCCCCGCATACTATAACTCCAGCAACAACCGCATCATCCTGCTCGACGCATCGGTTCAGTTGACCGATCAAATCAATTGCGAACGTGGCCAAGCGACGACGGTTGGTTGCACCGCACCGGTTTCGGCTGGAGTGCGAGGCGATTTCAGCTCCGAGCCTTCGACGCCCGCCGACCCGACCGACAACGCGACTTACCTGCAAGACACCCGCGACTGGTTCGCGATCCACGCCGGTGCTTGCAACGTCCTGATGGGCGACGGTTCGGTCCGGTCGTTCTACGACAACAATGGCGACGGATACCTGAACCCCGGGTTCCCCGTCGACGACACCCAAAGCGACTACTCGAACATCGGCTACACCAACTCGGACGTCGAACTGACTCCGAGCGAGTGCTACAGCGGATTGTTCCTGGATGACGCCATCTTCAAGGGCACCTTCGAAGAGAACTGA